In Drosophila santomea strain STO CAGO 1482 chromosome 3L, Prin_Dsan_1.1, whole genome shotgun sequence, a single window of DNA contains:
- the LOC120447975 gene encoding uncharacterized protein LOC120447975 isoform X2, whose translation MSHIAILLATASVFSVVQGQQQVMPMPVIEAPTPHPLTADYVKGILSLKSSLLANKPSSQQVNSAVPVSATGIRPGMRYTPQLDVQQPPSQPLREIQMPSVKLNRYNQQFPAFHLFQPPFVPLPKKQERQESQDPPPTAEQLELLQQLSEFFGQRQQLQQQVRPQVATNCAQMDPDEGKGECEVHANTETCDTTKEPNKNEEEDTISVDVKNEERETTTTTAKPIVAPKTKPTKPTSVKSTTQKHVTTHATKSTTRKLPCCTKPMNQGVASAPNVISFSLNVQNENAEQSKALQQQPRSGRHAIQPDLRINAITNLLRYRRKRAQGAAPYPKPFSSQKDQGLQLQSRSKRKRDKILDKNQLLQAELKIWPISIKSNIVERLH comes from the exons ATGAGTCACATTGCCATTCTCTTGGCCACTGCAAGCGTATTCAGTGTCGTTCAGGGTCAACAGCAGGTTATGCCGATGCCCGTGATAGAAGCCCCCACACCGCATCCTCTGACCGCGGATTACGTGAAGGGAATACTCAGCCTGAAGAGCAGTCTGCTGGCCAACAAGCCGTCCAGTCAGCAGGTGAATAGCGCCGTGCCCGTATCCGCAACCGGAATCAGACCAGGAATGCGGTATACACCGCAGTTGGACGTACAGCAGCCGCCAAGTCAGCCGTTGCGAGAGATTCAG ATGCCGTCGGTCAAGTTGAATCGATATAACCAGCAGTTCCCCGCCTTTCATCTGTTCCAGCCGCCATTCGTGCCACTGCCAAAGAAGCAGGAGCGACAGGAGTCACAGGATCCGCCGCCAACTGCCGAGCAGCTCGAGTTGCTGCAACAGTTGTCCGAGTTCTTTGGCCAGCGacagcagttgcaacaacAGGTGCGACCGCAGGTGGCAACCAACTGCGCTCAAATGGATCCAGATGAGGGAAAAGGAGAGTGCGAAGTGCATGCGAACACCGAGACTTGTGACACCACCAAGGAGCCCAATAAAAACGAAGAGGAGGATACCATATCCGTGGATGTGAAGAACGAAGAGCGGGAAACCACCACCACGACGGCGAAACCAATTGTGGctccaaaaaccaaacccacTAAGCCGACAAGCGTCAAGTCCACCACTCAAAAACATGTGACAACGCATGCTACCAAAAGCACCACCAGAAAGCTGCCCTGTTGCACCAAGCCCATGAATCAAGGCGTTGCATCCGCTCCCAATGTCATCAGCTTTTCACTGAACGTACAAAATGAGAATGCCGAGCAGTCGAAGGCCTTGCAACAGCAGCCTCGAAGTGGCAGACACGCCATTCAGCCCGACTTGCGCATAAATGCTATAACGAACTTACTAAGATATCGCAGAAAAAGGGCTCAGGGTGCAGCTCCATATCCGAAACCCTTTTCTTCACAAAAGGATCAAGGATTGCAGCTACAGAGCCGATCGAAGCGAAAAAGAGACAAGATCCTGGACAAAAATCAACTGCTTCAGGCTGAGCTAAAGATCTGGCCCATTAGCATAAAATCGAACATTGTGGAAAGATTACACTGA
- the LOC120447975 gene encoding uncharacterized protein LOC120447975 isoform X1, translating into MSHIAILLATASVFSVVQGQQQVMPMPVIEAPTPHPLTADYVKGILSLKSSLLANKPSSQQVNSAVPVSATGIRPGMRYTPQLDVQQPPSQPLREIQVEHVASLRPSAIAQSNLLHSQMPSVKLNRYNQQFPAFHLFQPPFVPLPKKQERQESQDPPPTAEQLELLQQLSEFFGQRQQLQQQVRPQVATNCAQMDPDEGKGECEVHANTETCDTTKEPNKNEEEDTISVDVKNEERETTTTTAKPIVAPKTKPTKPTSVKSTTQKHVTTHATKSTTRKLPCCTKPMNQGVASAPNVISFSLNVQNENAEQSKALQQQPRSGRHAIQPDLRINAITNLLRYRRKRAQGAAPYPKPFSSQKDQGLQLQSRSKRKRDKILDKNQLLQAELKIWPISIKSNIVERLH; encoded by the coding sequence ATGAGTCACATTGCCATTCTCTTGGCCACTGCAAGCGTATTCAGTGTCGTTCAGGGTCAACAGCAGGTTATGCCGATGCCCGTGATAGAAGCCCCCACACCGCATCCTCTGACCGCGGATTACGTGAAGGGAATACTCAGCCTGAAGAGCAGTCTGCTGGCCAACAAGCCGTCCAGTCAGCAGGTGAATAGCGCCGTGCCCGTATCCGCAACCGGAATCAGACCAGGAATGCGGTATACACCGCAGTTGGACGTACAGCAGCCGCCAAGTCAGCCGTTGCGAGAGATTCAGGTTGAGCATGTTGCCAGTTTGAGGCCATCTGCAATAGCTCAAAGCAACCTTCTTCACTCCCAGATGCCGTCGGTCAAGTTGAATCGATATAACCAGCAGTTCCCCGCCTTTCATCTGTTCCAGCCGCCATTCGTGCCACTGCCAAAGAAGCAGGAGCGACAGGAGTCACAGGATCCGCCGCCAACTGCCGAGCAGCTCGAGTTGCTGCAACAGTTGTCCGAGTTCTTTGGCCAGCGacagcagttgcaacaacAGGTGCGACCGCAGGTGGCAACCAACTGCGCTCAAATGGATCCAGATGAGGGAAAAGGAGAGTGCGAAGTGCATGCGAACACCGAGACTTGTGACACCACCAAGGAGCCCAATAAAAACGAAGAGGAGGATACCATATCCGTGGATGTGAAGAACGAAGAGCGGGAAACCACCACCACGACGGCGAAACCAATTGTGGctccaaaaaccaaacccacTAAGCCGACAAGCGTCAAGTCCACCACTCAAAAACATGTGACAACGCATGCTACCAAAAGCACCACCAGAAAGCTGCCCTGTTGCACCAAGCCCATGAATCAAGGCGTTGCATCCGCTCCCAATGTCATCAGCTTTTCACTGAACGTACAAAATGAGAATGCCGAGCAGTCGAAGGCCTTGCAACAGCAGCCTCGAAGTGGCAGACACGCCATTCAGCCCGACTTGCGCATAAATGCTATAACGAACTTACTAAGATATCGCAGAAAAAGGGCTCAGGGTGCAGCTCCATATCCGAAACCCTTTTCTTCACAAAAGGATCAAGGATTGCAGCTACAGAGCCGATCGAAGCGAAAAAGAGACAAGATCCTGGACAAAAATCAACTGCTTCAGGCTGAGCTAAAGATCTGGCCCATTAGCATAAAATCGAACATTGTGGAAAGATTACACTGA